The genome window AGTTTTTCCTCGGGCAGCAGTTCGGCGTGGTACTCGTCGATGCCGACTGCCTCGGCGATAGCGCGGGCCGTCCCTTCGTTGTCGCCGGTGAGCATCACGACGCGAACGCCCTGGTCTTGCAGCCGCGAGACAGCCCACGCCGCCTCCGGGCGGACCCGGTCTGCGACGCCGATGACGCCGATCGGGCGGTCTTCGGTACCGACGATCACGACGGTCTTCCCCGCCGCTTCGAGGTCGGGGACGACGTCGGCGAGCACGTCGAGACAACCCTCGCGGTCACACCGCGGCGTTGGCTCGTAGCCCAGTTCAGTCAGTGCAACGCCGCCGTCGGTCGTCGCGTGGACGTGCTCGAGATCGGTGAGTCCGTCGAACAGGTCCGGCTTGCCGACGTAGTAGGTCTCGTCGTCGACGTCGGCACGGACTCCTTTGCCCGAAAGCGCCTCGAAACCCGAGACGTCGGGGCTATCGTGTCCATCGAACTCGAGGCCGTGCGCTTCGGCGTAGCTGACGATCGCCCGACCGATCGGGTGTTCGCTCCGTCGTTCGGCCGCGCTCGCTACCTCGAGAACCTCGGCCTCGGTCGCCCCCTCGAGCCCGATCACGTCGGTCACCGAGAGGTCGCCTTCGGTCAGCGTGCCCGTTTTGTCCACGGCGAGGACGTCGCTGTCGCCGACGGCCTCGAGGTATCGGCCGCCTTTGATCAGGACGCCGTTTCGCGCGGCGCTGGTGATTCCAGAGACGACGCTGACCGGCGTCGAGATGACGAACGCACAGGGACAGGCGATCACCAGCAGGGTCAGCCCGACGACGAACCAGTAGCCCCACGACGCTCCCAGCGCCAGCGGCGGGACGACGGCGGCCGCGACGGCGACGACGACGACGATCGGCGTGTAGACGCTCGCGAATCGGTCGACGAACTGTTCGCGCTCGGTCTTCTCGCGCTCGGCGTCCTCGACGAGTCTGACGATCCGCGCGATGGTCGACTCACCTGCTTCGGCTTCGACGCCGACCTCGAGGTAGCCGGACTCGGCGATCGTCCCGGCGTAGACTTCGTCACCGATAGATTTGTCGTCCGGAACGCTCTCGCCGGTAATCGGTGACTGGTCGACCGCACTCTCGCCGACGAGTACCGTCCCGTCGGCTGGCACACGCTCTCCCGGGCGAACGACCACGACATCTCCCACCTCGAGGTCGGCGACGGGCACCGTCTCCTCGCGTCCGTCGTCGCGTTTGACCGTCGCCGTCTCCGGTGAGAGGTCCATCAACTCCCGGAGCGAGTCACGCGCGCGGTCCATCGAGAACCGCTCGAGCAACTCCGCCACCGAGAACAGGACGGCGAGCAGCGCACCCTCTTTGGGATAGTGGGCGGCGACGGAGGCGATAATCCCCGCAGTCATCAGGAAGTCGATGTCCAGGTTCCGGTGTCGGGCCGAATAATACCCGTTACGAACGATCGGCGCACCCGCAACGACCGCGGCAACGACGAACAGCACGTGTGAAAGGTTATACGTTCGTCCCGCAGCAGTCCACAGCGACGGGTCGAGCGCCGGGAGGACGAACTCGAGTGCCAGGCCGACAGTGACGAGAACGGCCCCGACGCCCGTTCCGACGGCGCGGCGACTCTTCCAGACGGCCCGGGAGTCACCGATCGCCGGCCGCTCGTCGTCGATCGGCGTCGCGTCGTAACCGGCCCCCTCGATCGCCTCGAGAATCCGCCCGTCGTGGACGTCGTCGGCTCCCGTCACGGTGACCCGTCCCGAGGCCGGTCGCGTCTCGATGGCCTCGAGTTCGTCGACGGCCTCGAGTGCGGTCTCGATCTTGCTCGCACACGAGGCACAGTCCATTCCCGGGACGGCGAACGACCGCTCTGTCGCCCCGTCGTCGACGGTATATCCGGCCGCCGCGACGCGCTCTCTGACGGCAGCCTCGTCCGCCCGTGTCGGGTCGTAGGTGACGACCAGCCGACCGCTGGTCACTTGCGCGTCGAGGTCGTCGATTCCCTCGAGCCGTTCGACACTCGTACACACCTTGCCAGCACAGGACGGACAATCCATTTCGGGGACCCGGAGCGTGAGCGTTCGGCGTCGCCCGCAAGACTCGTCATCGACAGACTCACTCATCAACTGTCAGTTAGCGCCGATATGAGATATGGGTTATTTGGCGTGCGCTAACTCGGCCGCTCAGCGGACACCGTTCGTGGCGAGCGACTCGAGTGAGTCCTCAGCCGAGACGAACGCCGTCGCGAGGGCCGCTTCGGCGCGTCGTAGCCGATACGAGAGCGTCGACCGTGGCACCCCCAGCCGATCGGAGAGGTCGCCGAGTTCGATCCGGCGAGGCGTCTCGTAATAGCCGTATTCGACGGCAGCATAGAGGGCATCGCGCTGCTCACTCGGTAGCGAGGCGTCCGAGTCGCCGTCGAGACTGCTCCCATCCGGGCCGAGTTCGGTCAGCCGGAGCATCTCCATACCGGTACACTCGTCGACCTCCTCGGCGAGGGCGTCGAAGAAGTCGTGAACCGGTCTCCCATCGCCCAGGACGATCCGCCACCGGTAGCGCCGCCCCTCGCGGTAGGTCTCGAACAACAGTCCATCGCCTAGCCGCTCGAGTGCAACGTGGGGGACAGACGTACAGACGTCCGTCCGATCCCAGTAGGTATAGACGACGCGCTCGTCACTCGAGCGGTCGAGCACCTGCACGTCACAGTCGGCCCCACAGTCGTCTTTGACGAGACAGTCCGCGAAGAACTCACCCGTTTTGTAGGCCTTCTCGAGGGCCTCGAGCGCGGCTTCCGGTCCCTCCGCGCGGTCGACCCGCCAGAGGCTATCCGAAGTGACGTGACACGACAGCGATCGAATCGATGTCCCCTGGTACTCCGCGAGGACGTCTGCGACGGGATTCGTACCCGGCTCGTACTCGAGGGCGAAGACGAACTCTCTCATAGCTGAAGGGAGGGGCCGACGAGCCAAATGGTTTCTCCGTCGCGCCCATCCGTTCGACGATGTCAGTCGTCTCGCTCTCTCGTCGGTTGTGGTAGTTTCGACCGTCAGCGGGCGGCTTCGTCCCTTCTGGTCGTTTCACCGCCAGTATACGACGACTGCCATCCACACTGGCGCGACGGCAGCGCTCGCGATCTTCGGGCTGCTCGTCTTCGTCGACTCACGGTTTGCAGCCGTCGCCATCGGCTGTTACGTCCTTCCACCGCTCGTCCTGTATCTGCTCGGGCGCGACCCGGGGACACCCACCGGATCCGGGCTCGAAGAGTCTTCGGTGGGAACTGGACGACCGCTCGAGTCATCGTCCGACCGAACGAGGCCCGAACGACCGACTGGCGACACCGACCAAAACGCTCGCGACACCGACTCCGACAACGACGACGGCGACACCGATTCAGATGCCGACAACTGATCCCCCGCTCAGCAGTACCAGACTTACAGGGCCGCTTCCACTCGATTTCCGGCGGCAGTAACACGCAGGCTATAGGACTTTCACTGAATCTCACGCCAACAATTCACGATGGAACGGATCGACGACGACACCGATGAGACGCGTTCCGTGGAGGTCGGGACCGTCAACACGCTGTTCGAGGACGTCACGTTTCCCGTGACGACCGAGGAGGTCCTGACTGAGTTTGGCGACGCCGAGGTTCGCTATCCGCACGGTTCGGATACGCTCGAGGTAATCCTCGAGACGTCGGGCTACGAAACCTACGAGTCTCGTGGTGAACTCCAGCTCGCGATCATGAACGGCGTTCGGCGGGACGCCGTGGGTCGACCACAGTACAGCGACCGGAGCGACGAGGTCGTTCAAGAACTCGATCGAACCCACCTGTCGTTCTGAGACAACACCGAGCGATGGCATAGTGGCCGGCCGAACCCCGGTAAGCAACGCTGCATACGCAGCGCTCGAGGTCGTCGTTCGTATTGCCGATTCGATTCGTGGGCGTTCATCGAGACGCGACGCCTACCGGAGCAGTCGCCACTCACCAATCGTTCTCTCGGTAAAGTGGACTCGTCGCGAAGCCGTGATCGCGTGGTTCAGACGGCTGCGACCACGGTGGTAGCAGGCGATTCGAGTGCGCTCGATCGGCTTAAAACCCTTTGCCGAGCAGCTCGCGGGCGATGATGTTCTTCTGGATCTCCGTCGTGCCCTCGTAGATCTGGGTGATCTTGGCGTCGCGGTAGAACCGTTCGACGGGGAAGTCGTTGACGTAGCCGGAGCCGCCGTGAATCTGGACGGCTTCGTTGGCGACGTCGACGGCGACGCGGGAGGCGTACTCCTTGGCCATCGAGGCGAGTTTGGTGATGTCGTTGCCCTGGTCGACGTTCCAGGCGGCCTTGTACGTCAGGTTGCGGGCGGCCTCGGTCTTCGTGGCCATGTCGGCGAGTTTGTGCTGGATCGCCTGGAACTCGCTGATCGACTGGCCGAACTGCTCGCGATCCTGGGCGTACTCGAGCGCTTCACGAGTCGCACCCTTGGCGATGCCGACGCCCTGGGCGGCGACGGCGGTTCGGGTCTCGTCGAAAAACTGCATCTGCTGCATGAACGCGGCGTCCTGCGTGCCGACGAGGTTCTCCTCGGGGACGCGAACGTTATCCAGGACGACCTCTGCGGTGTCGGAGGCGCGAATGCCGAGTTTGCCGGTGATCTTTTCGGTTTTGACGCCGTCGCGGTCGGTTTCGACGATGATCTGACTGAAGCCGTTGTACCGGCCTTCGGCGTCGGGGTTGGTCTTACAGAGGACGACGAAGTAGTCGGCGACGGTGCCGTTCGTAATCCACATCTTGGTGCCGTTGAGTACCCACTCGTCGCCGTCTTTCTCGGCGCGCGTCGAGACCGACGAGACGTCCGATCCGGTGTCGGGCTCGGAGATCGCAGCACCCGAAATCGACTCGCCCATCGCGACGGGCTCTAAGAAGCGTTCTTTCTGCTCTTCGGTCCCGAAGTTCATGATCGACTCAGTCCCGAACGACGTCGAGACGATCGAGAGCGCGATACCAGGATCGTAGGCGAACAGCTCTTCGGTGATGATCGCCGTAT of Natrarchaeobaculum sulfurireducens contains these proteins:
- a CDS encoding acyl-CoA dehydrogenase family protein, with amino-acid sequence MEFGLTDEQQQIRDEVRRFAENEIVPVAEEYDTGEKYPHEVVEKAAEMGLTGSYIPIEYGGAGYSILDTAIITEELFAYDPGIALSIVSTSFGTESIMNFGTEEQKERFLEPVAMGESISGAAISEPDTGSDVSSVSTRAEKDGDEWVLNGTKMWITNGTVADYFVVLCKTNPDAEGRYNGFSQIIVETDRDGVKTEKITGKLGIRASDTAEVVLDNVRVPEENLVGTQDAAFMQQMQFFDETRTAVAAQGVGIAKGATREALEYAQDREQFGQSISEFQAIQHKLADMATKTEAARNLTYKAAWNVDQGNDITKLASMAKEYASRVAVDVANEAVQIHGGSGYVNDFPVERFYRDAKITQIYEGTTEIQKNIIARELLGKGF
- a CDS encoding DUF5789 family protein is translated as MERIDDDTDETRSVEVGTVNTLFEDVTFPVTTEEVLTEFGDAEVRYPHGSDTLEVILETSGYETYESRGELQLAIMNGVRRDAVGRPQYSDRSDEVVQELDRTHLSF
- a CDS encoding helix-turn-helix domain-containing protein encodes the protein MREFVFALEYEPGTNPVADVLAEYQGTSIRSLSCHVTSDSLWRVDRAEGPEAALEALEKAYKTGEFFADCLVKDDCGADCDVQVLDRSSDERVVYTYWDRTDVCTSVPHVALERLGDGLLFETYREGRRYRWRIVLGDGRPVHDFFDALAEEVDECTGMEMLRLTELGPDGSSLDGDSDASLPSEQRDALYAAVEYGYYETPRRIELGDLSDRLGVPRSTLSYRLRRAEAALATAFVSAEDSLESLATNGVR
- a CDS encoding heavy metal translocating P-type ATPase, which translates into the protein MSESVDDESCGRRRTLTLRVPEMDCPSCAGKVCTSVERLEGIDDLDAQVTSGRLVVTYDPTRADEAAVRERVAAAGYTVDDGATERSFAVPGMDCASCASKIETALEAVDELEAIETRPASGRVTVTGADDVHDGRILEAIEGAGYDATPIDDERPAIGDSRAVWKSRRAVGTGVGAVLVTVGLALEFVLPALDPSLWTAAGRTYNLSHVLFVVAAVVAGAPIVRNGYYSARHRNLDIDFLMTAGIIASVAAHYPKEGALLAVLFSVAELLERFSMDRARDSLRELMDLSPETATVKRDDGREETVPVADLEVGDVVVVRPGERVPADGTVLVGESAVDQSPITGESVPDDKSIGDEVYAGTIAESGYLEVGVEAEAGESTIARIVRLVEDAEREKTEREQFVDRFASVYTPIVVVVAVAAAVVPPLALGASWGYWFVVGLTLLVIACPCAFVISTPVSVVSGITSAARNGVLIKGGRYLEAVGDSDVLAVDKTGTLTEGDLSVTDVIGLEGATEAEVLEVASAAERRSEHPIGRAIVSYAEAHGLEFDGHDSPDVSGFEALSGKGVRADVDDETYYVGKPDLFDGLTDLEHVHATTDGGVALTELGYEPTPRCDREGCLDVLADVVPDLEAAGKTVVIVGTEDRPIGVIGVADRVRPEAAWAVSRLQDQGVRVVMLTGDNEGTARAIAEAVGIDEYHAELLPEEKLEWIRRLERAGPHGSEGSPEERDRARRDEYGDTDDGGDRSTHVAMVGDGINDAPALATATVGIAMGAAGTDTALETADVALMSDDLSRLPYLYELSGKANGVIRQNIWSSLAVKAVLAAGAPFGIVTVIHAVVIGDMGMSLGVTGNAMRLANVEPETPTDGMEMASGTDTIDGVFPTGSDGAGPR